A single Bacteroidota bacterium DNA region contains:
- a CDS encoding DinB family protein, translated as MYPSPITNAAAWMLLLEAEMRKHVAEAKANFGTLTTEQLYGHYQDGKWSLAELLCHMTRAGEAWLPRLEQAIKHSKPVEKPLRGHRHRRAGGRLLAQLQSEKPLKAPRPLHPKQGLAQLPDRDTLLKNFCKTQLSIADLMAGAIMLDLQHTHLRLPTSRLLRYNLGDAFAIHTYHVRRHLKQAYEGIRMPDFPHPEHEPAS; from the coding sequence ATGTACCCTTCGCCCATAACCAATGCCGCAGCCTGGATGCTACTACTGGAAGCCGAGATGCGAAAGCATGTAGCCGAAGCAAAAGCCAATTTCGGCACCCTCACAACCGAGCAGCTATACGGGCATTATCAGGACGGAAAGTGGAGCCTGGCCGAGCTACTGTGCCACATGACCCGGGCCGGAGAGGCCTGGCTACCCCGGCTAGAACAAGCAATAAAGCATAGCAAACCCGTGGAAAAGCCCCTGCGCGGGCACAGACATAGAAGGGCCGGCGGCCGACTGCTGGCACAGCTACAGAGCGAAAAGCCACTGAAGGCACCCCGGCCCTTGCACCCGAAGCAGGGCCTGGCACAGCTGCCGGATCGAGATACGTTGCTTAAAAACTTCTGCAAAACCCAGCTCAGCATCGCAGACCTGATGGCCGGAGCGATCATGCTGGACCTGCAGCACACCCACCTGCGCCTACCCACCAGCCGCCTATTGCGCTACAACCTGGGCGATGCTTTTGCCATCCACACCTATCACGTAAGGAGGCACCTGAAACAAGCCTATGAAGGAATCCGAATGCCCGACTTCCCCCATCCGGAGCACGAGCCAGCCAGCTGA
- a CDS encoding DinB family protein, with protein MARQNIPDAGDWINSLEGIMREQVVEAADRFLALSVMQLNWRHQPDKWSIAELLQHLNAAADLYTPRLNKAVTRARPVKSAQRAHRNGRMGQLFIRGLRSKKTFKSPKDFEPDLSNIADPHAVVRDFRQKQLAIAELMAKSQQLDLQRTRLSSPSNFLLRFNLGDAFAIHTYHVKRHLEQAQERIQMSGFPPA; from the coding sequence ATGGCCAGACAGAACATACCCGATGCGGGAGACTGGATAAACAGCCTGGAGGGTATAATGCGCGAACAGGTAGTGGAGGCGGCCGACCGTTTCCTTGCCCTGAGTGTTATGCAACTAAACTGGCGCCACCAGCCCGACAAATGGAGCATAGCCGAGCTGCTACAGCATCTGAATGCCGCGGCAGACCTATACACACCCAGGCTGAATAAGGCAGTAACACGTGCAAGGCCGGTAAAAAGTGCCCAGCGGGCGCACCGGAACGGAAGGATGGGCCAGCTGTTTATCCGTGGATTGAGAAGCAAAAAGACATTCAAAAGCCCGAAAGACTTTGAACCCGACCTGAGCAACATAGCAGACCCTCATGCAGTGGTTCGCGACTTCAGGCAGAAGCAACTGGCTATAGCCGAACTGATGGCCAAAAGCCAGCAGCTGGACCTACAGAGAACCCGGCTGAGCTCACCAAGTAACTTCCTGCTGCGCTTCAACCTGGGCGATGCCTTTGCCATCCACACCTACCATGTGAAAAGGCACCTGGAACAGGCCCAGGAGCGAATCCAAATGTCGGGCTTCCCGCCAGCGTAG
- a CDS encoding 5-(carboxyamino)imidazole ribonucleotide synthase, which translates to MFYRDFKLGILGGGQLGRMLVQACVNYDVETAVLDYDPQGPCRYSPNFAKGDYHKYEDVMAFGQGCDLLTIEIEHVNVQALEVLAAQGKTIYPQPHIIRMVQDKGLQKQFYAEHGIPTAPYRLVESKDQLLAEAEYPLVQKMRTGGYDGQGVRVLNSYEEAAECAFAVPAVLEERIPIKEEISVIVVRNPQGEIQSYPPVGMVFHPQANLVEYLISPAPLPGKVAEQADQIARQIAEKLEIVGLLAVEMFWTTDGRLLVNEIAPRPHNSGHHTIEANMTSQFEQHLRAILGLPLGSTRHYGPAAMLNLLGAEGHSGKPVYNGLEDVLKMTGVKLHLYGKKETRPFRKMGHITLIADSWEEILEKARYIQQNLTVTT; encoded by the coding sequence GTGTTTTATCGCGACTTCAAACTGGGAATATTGGGCGGCGGCCAGCTGGGAAGAATGCTGGTACAGGCCTGTGTAAACTACGATGTGGAAACCGCAGTGCTGGACTACGACCCGCAAGGGCCCTGCCGCTATAGCCCAAACTTTGCCAAAGGCGACTACCACAAGTACGAGGACGTGATGGCCTTTGGCCAAGGCTGCGACCTGCTGACGATAGAGATCGAGCACGTGAACGTGCAGGCCCTGGAGGTGCTGGCTGCACAGGGAAAAACCATCTATCCCCAGCCTCACATCATCCGCATGGTGCAGGATAAGGGCCTGCAAAAGCAGTTTTATGCCGAGCACGGCATCCCCACGGCCCCCTACAGGCTGGTAGAGAGCAAAGACCAGCTGCTGGCCGAAGCCGAATATCCCCTGGTACAAAAAATGCGCACCGGTGGCTACGACGGCCAGGGCGTACGGGTGCTAAACAGCTACGAAGAAGCCGCAGAATGCGCCTTCGCTGTGCCCGCCGTGCTAGAGGAAAGGATCCCGATAAAGGAAGAGATCAGCGTAATCGTGGTACGCAACCCGCAGGGAGAGATACAGAGCTACCCCCCGGTGGGCATGGTGTTTCACCCGCAGGCCAACCTGGTAGAGTACCTCATCAGCCCGGCCCCCCTGCCGGGCAAGGTGGCCGAGCAGGCCGACCAGATAGCCCGCCAGATAGCCGAGAAACTGGAGATCGTGGGCCTGCTGGCCGTAGAGATGTTCTGGACTACAGACGGGCGTCTGCTGGTGAACGAAATAGCCCCCCGCCCGCACAACAGCGGCCACCACACCATAGAGGCCAACATGACCAGCCAGTTTGAGCAGCACCTGCGCGCCATACTGGGCCTGCCCCTGGGCAGCACCCGCCACTACGGCCCGGCAGCCATGCTAAACCTGCTGGGGGCCGAGGGCCACAGCGGAAAACCCGTGTACAACGGCTTGGAAGATGTGCTGAAAATGACCGGCGTAAAACTGCACCTGTACGGCAAAAAGGAGACTCGCCCCTTCCGCAAAATGGGGCACATCACCCTGATAGCCGACAGCTGGGAAGAGATACTGGAAAAAGCCCGCTACATACAGCAGAACCTGACGGTAACCACATGA
- the purE gene encoding 5-(carboxyamino)imidazole ribonucleotide mutase, with protein MSTASPKVGIIMGSQSDLPVMQPAADILRELQVPHELTIVSAHRTPQRMATYATQAAERGLQVIIAGAGGAAHLPGMVASYTTLPVIGVPVKSSNSLDGWDSILSILQMPGGIPVATVALNGGLNAGLLAARMLGPHDPALARRLLAYQKSLEEKVLKSAEEHSRNYQP; from the coding sequence ATGAGTACAGCCAGCCCAAAAGTAGGCATCATAATGGGTAGCCAGAGCGACCTGCCTGTGATGCAGCCTGCCGCCGATATACTGAGGGAGCTACAGGTGCCCCACGAGCTGACTATTGTGAGTGCCCACCGAACCCCCCAGCGCATGGCCACCTACGCCACCCAGGCGGCCGAGCGCGGCCTACAGGTCATCATAGCCGGGGCGGGGGGGGCCGCCCACCTGCCCGGTATGGTAGCCAGCTATACCACCCTGCCAGTAATAGGCGTACCGGTGAAGAGCAGCAACAGCCTGGACGGCTGGGATAGTATCCTCAGTATCCTGCAGATGCCCGGGGGCATACCTGTGGCCACCGTGGCCCTAAACGGCGGCCTGAATGCCGGCCTGCTGGCTGCCCGCATGCTAGGCCCACACGACCCCGCCCTGGCCCGACGCCTGCTGGCCTACCAGAAAAGCCTGGAAGAAAAAGTGCTAAAATCGGCCGAAGAGCATAGCCGGAACTACCAGCCCTGA